The sequence CCTCCCGGAGCTTCGGGTCCTTCGCGAGCATGTCGCGCGCCAGGCTCTCCATCACGTAGGGCTCGGCGTACTCCTTGCGCTCGAAGATCGCGTTGAAGAAGCCCCACGCCAGGAGCGAGTCGGGCGCCTGCGGCTCGAGCAGGTGGACCGCCACGCGCCCCGCCCTCTGATCGAGCGGGACGATCACCGAGCCGGCCGGGAACGGCAGCCGCGCGTGTACCAGGATGCATTCTCCCGGCGTCGCTCCCGGGCGCGCGCCCCCTTCCCCCGGGCTGAACAGAACCTGATGCCCCTCGAACGGCTTCTCGTTCCAGACGGCACCGTCGCAGCGGTAGGTCTCGACCTCCCCTTCCCAGGCTCGCTCCGTCGTCTGGAGGCGCAGGCCGTGCGCCCGCAGCACGTCGATCACCCCCTTCCACTGCGCCGGGACGAAGTACGCCCTTGGGGGTGCGGTCTCCACCGTGACCTTCAGCCCGATCTCGCGCGGCACGGTCATCTCGACCGGCTCCCGGGTGTACTCGATGCGCGCCGCACCCGAGACGTCGCTCGAAGTGGTGCGGGACTTGAACCCGCGGAACGTGAATGGCTCGGTCGTTCCGTCCGGTTGCAGGCGGAGCGGGACGCGCGCCGCCGGGTCATACAAACGGCCCGCGGCGATGGTCGCGGCGTCCGCTGCGCGGTTCATCTCGACGATCGTTCCGGCGTCCCGGTTGGCGATCTGGATGAGAGCGCGCAGGAACTCGTACGATCCCAGGACGCGCGTCCTGTAGTCCTTCAGCATGTGCGTCTCGAGCAGCACGGCGGGGCGGTTCTGCAGATTGATGTATCCCGTCGAGAAGCGCGGCTGGTCCTGGGCCGTCGTGATCCCCTCCGACGGGTCGGTGTCGCTCTTCAGATTGATGTACGGCGAGATGACGTGGCCGGCCTCGCCCACGACTTTCTCAAGATAGGGAGCCAGGACGTCCCGCTTCCAGGCCGCGAGGGCCGGGAAGACGTCCGGCCCGGTGTCGACCGAGTACGTCGTGTCGTACTGGAAGTCGGCGCCGTCGGTCACGTGGGTGTCGACGAACAGGTCGGGGAGCCACCTGGCCCACAGGCGCAGGAAGGCGCGCGTCTCGGGCGCGTCCGCCTTCATGTAGTCGCGGTTGAGATTCAGATTGCGCGCCTGCGTCCGCCAGCCGGTCTCCCGCGGCCCGTTCTGGTTGATGCGGTTGTGGGGTCCGAACCGTTCGTGGCCGTCCACGTTGTAGATCGGGATCACGACCAGCACGGCGCGGTCGATGAGCGCCGCCTTCTCCTTGGTGACGACGATGTCGCGCAGGAGGGCGAGGGAGGCGTCCTTGCCGTCCATCTCGCC is a genomic window of Candidatus Dormiibacterota bacterium containing:
- a CDS encoding M14 family metallopeptidase, giving the protein MASGPGGRNALAAVCAMALLAAGPIQSQPKKTAPAGDWHTPAEISDYATTPRDAETIAYARRLQAAAPGQVRLETFGRSGEGRDLFILVVSKDGVFDPAAIHKAGRPIVLVQNAIHAGEMDGKDASLALLRDIVVTKEKAALIDRAVLVVIPIYNVDGHERFGPHNRINQNGPRETGWRTQARNLNLNRDYMKADAPETRAFLRLWARWLPDLFVDTHVTDGADFQYDTTYSVDTGPDVFPALAAWKRDVLAPYLEKVVGEAGHVISPYINLKSDTDPSEGITTAQDQPRFSTGYINLQNRPAVLLETHMLKDYRTRVLGSYEFLRALIQIANRDAGTIVEMNRAADAATIAAGRLYDPAARVPLRLQPDGTTEPFTFRGFKSRTTSSDVSGAARIEYTREPVEMTVPREIGLKVTVETAPPRAYFVPAQWKGVIDVLRAHGLRLQTTERAWEGEVETYRCDGAVWNEKPFEGHQVLFSPGEGGARPGATPGECILVHARLPFPAGSVIVPLDQRAGRVAVHLLEPQAPDSLLAWGFFNAIFERKEYAEPYVMESLARDMLAKDPKLREEFERRLAQDKAFAASPEARLEFFYRHSPWWDPRLGLYPVGRLAGLEGLPERRDIR